In Horticoccus luteus, the following proteins share a genomic window:
- a CDS encoding IS110 family transposase, whose translation MKTKTPPVEKLTVGLDLGDRRHHACVLDASGEILAEEVIVNTREVLTAFSARYPGATIVMETGTHSPWISRLVTTLGHPVIVANARKLRAISQSQTKSDREDARMLARLGRADPQLLSPVRHRSEDTQRALVRLKVREALVRSRVNLINSVRFLLKSLGVFVSTSIKAMAFTRKVRAQLAPTDASLVAALLAAIDALNAQIKALDAELEVLALERYPVTTLLRQIPGVGLITALCFVLTIEDPAHFAHARAVGPYLGLVPRRDQSGQTDKQLGITKAGHAQMRCLLVNCAHYILGPFGPPGALRTAGERIAARGGKSAKKRAVIAVARKLAVTLLALWKTGADYHAQPQPQPLPQAA comes from the coding sequence ATGAAAACCAAAACCCCTCCTGTTGAAAAACTAACCGTTGGCTTGGACCTCGGGGACCGCCGCCACCACGCGTGCGTCCTCGATGCCTCGGGCGAGATCCTCGCCGAGGAAGTGATCGTCAACACCCGCGAAGTGCTGACCGCGTTCAGCGCCCGCTACCCGGGCGCGACCATCGTGATGGAGACCGGCACGCACAGCCCGTGGATCTCGCGTCTCGTCACCACACTCGGCCACCCCGTCATCGTCGCCAACGCCCGCAAGCTGCGCGCCATCTCGCAAAGCCAGACCAAGTCCGACCGCGAGGACGCGCGGATGCTCGCGCGCCTGGGCCGCGCCGACCCGCAGCTGCTCAGCCCGGTCCGCCACCGCAGCGAGGACACGCAACGCGCCCTCGTGCGGCTCAAAGTCCGCGAGGCCCTTGTGCGCAGCCGTGTCAACCTCATCAACTCCGTGCGCTTCCTGCTGAAAAGCCTCGGAGTCTTCGTCTCCACCTCGATCAAAGCCATGGCCTTCACCCGCAAAGTCCGCGCCCAGCTCGCGCCGACCGACGCTTCCCTGGTCGCCGCGCTGCTCGCCGCGATCGACGCACTCAACGCGCAGATCAAAGCCCTCGACGCCGAACTCGAAGTCCTCGCCCTCGAACGTTACCCGGTGACCACTCTCCTGCGCCAGATCCCGGGCGTCGGGCTGATCACCGCCCTGTGCTTTGTGCTCACGATCGAAGACCCCGCGCACTTCGCGCACGCGCGCGCCGTCGGGCCGTATCTGGGCCTGGTGCCCCGCCGCGACCAATCGGGCCAGACCGACAAGCAACTCGGCATCACCAAGGCCGGCCACGCGCAGATGCGCTGCCTCCTGGTCAACTGCGCGCATTACATCCTCGGCCCCTTCGGTCCGCCGGGCGCGCTGCGCACCGCCGGCGAACGCATCGCCGCGCGCGGCGGCAAATCCGCCAAGAAACGCGCCGTCATCGCCGTCGCCCGCAAGCTCGCCGTCACCTTGCTCGCGCTGTGGAAAACGGGCGCCGACTACCACGCCCAACCGCAACCGCAGCCGCTGCCGCAGGCCGCCTGA
- a CDS encoding IS91 family transposase, with protein sequence MPVLADWLARVRVPERCAPRARRALAAIRRCRTPALGGHVYRCTDCAGTDFAYHSCHHRACPRCGGERTAAWTAQQEARLLPVPYFLVTFTVPEELRAVFAAEPALMHDRLFRESAATLQQVAAERRLLGAELGFVGVLHTWGRQLQHHPHVHYIVPGGGLSPDGKKWLNARQRDWLLPVAKLAAVFRGRMEAVLRASATARHASIPAGTWRSRWVVHCQSAGRGEAVVRYLARYVSRTAISDERLVAADDERVVFNYTDAKTQQRRQCTLGAEEFLRRYLQHVPPAGQHRVRYFGWLHPAAHARRMTVETLLQKPIVLAAPPPEAPRWHLRCPHCERFTLVRVGTLPRQARAPPLCQR encoded by the coding sequence GTGCCGGTCCTCGCCGACTGGCTGGCGCGCGTCCGCGTGCCGGAGCGTTGCGCGCCGCGGGCGCGGCGCGCGCTCGCAGCGATCCGCCGCTGCCGCACGCCCGCCTTGGGCGGGCATGTGTATCGCTGCACGGATTGCGCGGGCACGGACTTCGCGTATCACAGCTGCCACCACCGCGCGTGTCCGCGCTGCGGCGGCGAGCGCACCGCGGCGTGGACGGCGCAGCAGGAGGCGCGGCTGCTGCCGGTGCCGTATTTTTTGGTGACGTTCACCGTGCCGGAGGAACTGCGCGCGGTCTTCGCCGCCGAGCCGGCGTTGATGCACGACCGGCTCTTCCGCGAGAGCGCGGCGACGTTGCAACAAGTCGCGGCGGAGCGGCGGTTGCTCGGTGCGGAACTCGGCTTCGTCGGCGTGCTGCACACCTGGGGCCGGCAGCTCCAGCATCATCCGCACGTGCATTATATCGTGCCCGGCGGCGGGCTCAGCCCCGACGGCAAAAAATGGTTGAACGCGCGGCAACGCGACTGGCTGCTGCCGGTGGCGAAGCTGGCGGCGGTGTTTCGCGGGCGGATGGAGGCGGTGCTGCGCGCGAGCGCTACGGCGCGGCACGCTTCGATTCCGGCCGGCACGTGGCGGAGCCGTTGGGTCGTGCATTGCCAGTCGGCCGGCAGGGGCGAGGCGGTCGTGCGCTATCTCGCGCGCTACGTCAGCCGCACGGCGATCAGCGACGAGCGCCTCGTCGCCGCCGACGACGAGCGCGTGGTGTTTAACTATACCGATGCGAAGACCCAGCAGCGGCGGCAGTGCACGCTCGGCGCGGAAGAGTTCCTGCGGCGGTATTTGCAGCACGTGCCGCCGGCCGGCCAGCATCGCGTGCGTTACTTCGGCTGGTTGCACCCGGCGGCGCACGCCCGCCGGATGACGGTGGAGACGCTGCTGCAAAAGCCGATCGTGCTCGCGGCGCCGCCGCCGGAGGCGCCGCGCTGGCACTTGCGTTGTCCGCACTGCGAACGGTTCACGCTCGTGCGCGTGGGCACGCTGCCGCGGCAGGCGCGCGCGCCGCCCCTTTGCCAGCGATGA
- a CDS encoding tyrosine-type recombinase/integrase, with product MPKSKSTGRESTHASTLRGGARKIAAPDPESVQRFAETMRLRSLAAATQAEYLRFVRKLATRHGGDPAALDEAAVRAHLLRLKDEHHYSPSSMRTAVAAMRAYFGLHLGRDWKLFDLVRSPSAQKLPTVLTRAEVARLFAVVRELRFRTLLRLIYACGLRIGEAVNLEVRDLREAGRVHIREAKGNKERYVPLPEAMLHELRAFWRTHRHPRWIFPGVGRGWREQPARAAQLAAAVEPLGVGSVQHCLRLARAEARLPAGTVVHTLRHSYATHLLEEGVSIRLISAYLGHASLETTLIYTHLTAVNESHARAAVARLLEPR from the coding sequence ATGCCCAAATCAAAATCGACGGGAAGAGAGTCCACGCACGCGTCCACGCTGCGGGGTGGCGCCAGGAAGATCGCGGCACCGGATCCGGAGTCGGTGCAGCGTTTCGCGGAGACGATGCGGCTGCGTTCGCTGGCGGCAGCGACGCAGGCCGAGTATCTGCGGTTTGTCCGCAAGTTGGCGACGCGCCACGGGGGCGATCCGGCCGCGCTCGATGAGGCCGCGGTCCGCGCGCATCTGCTGCGGTTGAAGGACGAACACCACTACTCGCCCTCGTCGATGCGAACCGCGGTGGCGGCGATGCGGGCCTACTTCGGCCTGCACCTCGGGCGCGACTGGAAGCTGTTCGATCTGGTGCGTTCGCCCTCGGCGCAAAAGCTGCCGACGGTGCTCACGCGCGCAGAGGTGGCGCGGCTGTTCGCGGTGGTGCGCGAGTTGCGTTTCCGCACACTGCTGCGGTTGATCTACGCGTGCGGATTGCGCATCGGCGAGGCGGTCAACCTGGAGGTGCGCGATCTGCGCGAAGCGGGTCGCGTGCATATCCGCGAGGCGAAGGGCAACAAGGAGCGCTACGTGCCGCTGCCGGAGGCGATGTTGCACGAGTTGCGCGCGTTCTGGCGGACGCACCGGCATCCGCGGTGGATTTTCCCGGGGGTCGGCCGCGGCTGGCGCGAGCAACCGGCGCGCGCGGCGCAACTGGCCGCCGCCGTCGAGCCGCTGGGCGTGGGCTCGGTGCAGCATTGCCTGCGGCTGGCGCGGGCCGAGGCGCGGCTGCCGGCGGGCACGGTGGTGCATACGCTGCGGCATTCGTATGCGACGCATCTGCTCGAGGAGGGCGTGTCGATCCGGCTGATCTCGGCGTATCTGGGGCACGCTTCGCTGGAGACGACGCTGATCTATACGCATCTGACGGCGGTCAACGAGAGCCACGCTCGCGCGGCGGTCGCGCGGTTGCTCGAACCACGCTGA
- a CDS encoding glycoside hydrolase family 127 protein: MSLPTCLPLPRIRFERGFLAERARLVREVVIPYQWEALNDRVPGAERSGTINNFKVAAGERPGEFYGYWFQDSDLAKWLEAASFSLATHPDPKLDAELDGIIATIAKAQQPDGYLDTFVQLTAPDKRWTNLFEWHELYIAGHFIEAGVAHFEATGKRTLLDVVGKLADMIEKVFGLGAGQIPGYPGHEEIELALVKLARVTGEKRYVQLAAYFINQRGAAPNYFDAESQRLGVSAKLPIYFYKNRWEYLQAEKPVRDALEPVGHAVRAMYLYTAMADLARELGDQSLRQACHTLWNNLRDYHTYITGAVGSEWEGEQFSGRYDLPNDRAYAESCAGIGLVFFARRMLDLELRGEFADAMERTLFNNVLAGMALDGKTFFYVNPLEVRPEEAKARRDQHYVKTQRVPWFGCACCPPNIARTLTSLGYYVHSVQPDGLAIHLYADCALDATVAGVKVGLAVKTDYPWDGKVRVEVTPRGPAKFGLRLRLPGWCTAPSASVNGAPVDLAAHARDGYLHLDREWAPGDVVTLDLPMTVQRVRAHPRVHYDLGCVALQRGPLVFCVEQIDNGPQLAQLVLPKRAVLTARFDAGLLGGAIVIEGAAERITPASNELYSTAEPIRVPATLRAVPYCLWNNRGEGEMRVWLRED, encoded by the coding sequence ATGAGCCTGCCCACCTGCCTGCCTTTGCCGCGCATTCGCTTCGAGCGCGGTTTTCTCGCCGAACGCGCCCGCCTCGTCCGTGAGGTCGTCATCCCGTATCAATGGGAAGCGCTCAACGACCGCGTGCCCGGCGCCGAGCGCAGCGGCACGATCAACAATTTCAAAGTAGCCGCCGGCGAACGGCCGGGGGAATTCTACGGCTATTGGTTCCAGGACTCCGATCTGGCGAAATGGCTCGAAGCGGCCTCGTTTTCGCTCGCGACGCATCCCGACCCGAAATTGGACGCGGAGCTCGATGGCATTATCGCAACCATCGCCAAAGCCCAGCAACCCGATGGCTACCTCGACACGTTTGTGCAGTTGACCGCTCCGGACAAGCGGTGGACCAACCTGTTTGAATGGCACGAGCTCTATATCGCCGGCCACTTCATCGAGGCGGGCGTGGCGCACTTCGAGGCGACGGGTAAACGCACGCTGCTCGACGTGGTCGGCAAGCTCGCCGACATGATCGAGAAAGTCTTCGGCCTCGGCGCCGGCCAGATCCCGGGCTATCCGGGGCACGAGGAGATCGAGCTCGCGCTGGTGAAACTGGCGCGCGTGACCGGTGAAAAACGTTACGTGCAGCTCGCGGCCTATTTCATCAACCAACGCGGCGCAGCGCCCAACTATTTCGATGCCGAGAGCCAGCGTCTCGGCGTGAGCGCCAAGCTCCCCATCTATTTCTACAAAAACCGTTGGGAATATCTGCAGGCGGAAAAGCCGGTGCGAGACGCGCTGGAGCCCGTCGGCCACGCCGTGCGGGCGATGTATCTCTACACGGCCATGGCGGACCTGGCGCGAGAGCTGGGCGATCAATCGCTGCGCCAGGCCTGCCACACCCTCTGGAATAATTTGCGCGACTATCACACCTACATCACGGGCGCGGTCGGGTCGGAGTGGGAAGGCGAACAGTTTTCCGGGCGCTACGATCTGCCGAACGATCGGGCGTATGCCGAAAGTTGCGCCGGCATCGGCCTCGTCTTCTTTGCGCGCCGGATGCTGGATCTGGAGCTGCGCGGCGAGTTCGCCGATGCGATGGAGCGCACCTTGTTCAACAACGTGCTCGCCGGCATGGCGCTCGACGGGAAAACATTCTTTTACGTCAACCCGCTGGAAGTGCGCCCGGAGGAAGCGAAGGCGCGCCGCGACCAGCACTACGTGAAGACGCAGCGCGTGCCGTGGTTCGGTTGCGCGTGCTGCCCGCCCAACATCGCGCGCACCTTGACCTCGCTCGGCTACTACGTGCACTCGGTGCAGCCCGACGGTCTCGCGATTCATCTCTACGCGGACTGTGCGCTCGACGCCACGGTGGCCGGAGTGAAAGTCGGCCTCGCGGTGAAAACCGATTATCCGTGGGACGGGAAAGTCCGGGTGGAGGTGACGCCGCGCGGGCCGGCGAAATTCGGGTTGCGGTTGCGGCTGCCCGGCTGGTGCACCGCGCCGAGTGCGTCGGTCAACGGCGCCCCCGTGGATCTCGCCGCGCACGCGCGCGACGGTTACCTGCACCTCGATCGCGAATGGGCGCCGGGCGATGTCGTGACGTTGGATCTGCCGATGACTGTGCAACGCGTGCGCGCGCATCCCCGGGTCCACTACGATCTCGGATGCGTGGCGCTGCAGCGCGGACCGCTGGTTTTTTGCGTCGAGCAAATCGACAACGGCCCGCAGCTCGCGCAACTCGTCTTGCCGAAGCGCGCGGTGCTCACGGCGCGGTTCGATGCAGGATTGCTGGGCGGAGCGATCGTGATTGAGGGCGCCGCTGAACGCATCACCCCGGCGTCAAACGAACTCTATTCAACGGCGGAACCCATCCGGGTGCCCGCGACACTCAGGGCGGTGCCTTACTGCCTCTGGAATAACCGGGGCGAAGGCGAGATGCGGGTCTGGCTCCGCGAAGATTAA
- a CDS encoding M28 family peptidase: MIHIRSADVFSCSINSRIERKVHRPGVRWVRRAVPALLLAVTAATVVAQPQQKIVDAIIADGMTDQTGYKFLEELCDDFGGRLVGSPQNQAAMERTVAELKALGIEARLEEFKMPGWERGDDRITMLAPVPRPIRAASISYTQPTPEFTADAVDLKLGRAEDYAGQDTQGKIGVVSAGSPVSTRESIKQAMAHGVKALLFIDRVNGGQLLARSGSFVGEPLALPVFTITAEEGLWMQRLLARDQRVTLTLVVRSKCIPVTTANIVARFPGRTPDTVILGGHFDGWDLGQAALDNGLGIAQILNTARLLQKHSPENLRTVELVWFNGEEAGLWGSRTQSERERDAPIVAMINLDMAGYPTGVNAMGYDELMPVLQRFNETLGELKLKDGVVSSPWRGSDHLPYMLTGVRAITIGGPIAPEAVRFYHDFGDTYDKVDPKLVAASSSAVAALVYTLANDSELKAKRVSDADTAALLVKAKLDTELRNAGIWPFGDAKAAATKPAREPKTTKP; this comes from the coding sequence ATGATCCACATCCGATCTGCCGACGTTTTCTCGTGCTCGATCAACTCGCGCATAGAGCGCAAGGTTCACCGCCCAGGCGTCCGCTGGGTGCGGCGGGCAGTCCCGGCGCTTTTGCTGGCGGTGACCGCGGCGACGGTCGTGGCGCAACCGCAGCAAAAAATTGTGGATGCGATCATCGCCGATGGAATGACGGATCAAACCGGCTACAAATTCCTGGAGGAATTGTGCGACGACTTCGGCGGCCGGCTCGTGGGGAGCCCGCAAAACCAAGCGGCGATGGAGCGCACCGTGGCGGAGTTGAAGGCGCTGGGAATCGAAGCGCGTTTGGAAGAATTCAAGATGCCGGGATGGGAGCGGGGCGATGATCGGATCACCATGCTCGCGCCGGTGCCGCGGCCGATCCGCGCGGCGTCGATCAGCTACACGCAACCGACTCCCGAATTCACCGCGGACGCCGTGGACCTGAAACTCGGACGGGCGGAGGACTACGCGGGACAGGACACACAGGGAAAAATCGGCGTGGTTTCGGCCGGCAGCCCGGTGTCGACCCGCGAGAGTATAAAGCAGGCGATGGCGCATGGGGTGAAAGCGCTGCTCTTCATCGATCGCGTGAATGGCGGTCAGTTGCTCGCGCGTTCGGGGAGCTTTGTCGGCGAGCCGTTGGCGCTGCCGGTCTTCACGATCACGGCGGAGGAAGGATTGTGGATGCAGCGGTTGCTGGCGCGAGACCAGCGCGTGACGCTCACCTTGGTGGTGCGCTCGAAATGCATTCCGGTCACCACGGCCAACATCGTGGCGCGTTTCCCTGGACGCACGCCCGACACGGTGATTTTGGGCGGCCACTTTGATGGTTGGGATCTCGGCCAGGCGGCGTTGGATAACGGCCTGGGGATTGCCCAGATTCTCAACACCGCGCGGCTCCTGCAGAAGCACAGCCCGGAAAATCTGCGCACGGTGGAGCTCGTCTGGTTCAATGGCGAAGAGGCGGGTCTGTGGGGTTCGCGCACGCAATCGGAGCGCGAGCGCGACGCGCCGATCGTCGCCATGATCAACCTCGACATGGCCGGCTACCCGACCGGGGTGAACGCGATGGGCTACGACGAGTTGATGCCGGTGCTGCAGCGATTCAACGAGACGCTGGGTGAATTGAAGTTGAAGGACGGGGTCGTGAGCTCGCCGTGGCGCGGCAGCGATCATTTGCCGTATATGTTGACGGGCGTGCGGGCCATCACGATCGGCGGCCCGATCGCGCCGGAGGCGGTGCGGTTCTATCACGATTTTGGCGACACCTACGACAAGGTGGATCCGAAGCTCGTCGCCGCTTCGTCCTCCGCCGTGGCCGCGCTCGTTTACACGTTGGCCAACGATTCGGAATTGAAGGCGAAACGCGTGTCCGATGCGGACACCGCGGCGCTGCTCGTAAAAGCGAAACTCGACACGGAATTGCGCAACGCCGGCATCTGGCCGTTTGGCGACGCCAAGGCGGCGGCGACGAAGCCGGCGCGCGAGCCGAAGACGACCAAGCCCTGA
- a CDS encoding DoxX family protein — MSKFIAWSEAHRGLWLDCVRIFLGLGLFARGVMLITHTSTGYYVNLLQQADAIWLLKSGVLHYVMLAHFLGGVLLTIGFFTRLAALVQIPILAGAVFLVHRQDGLFDANQALAFSTLVLFLLVVIAAAGAGKFSLDYATFGPARADDDPEHPSIALPQV, encoded by the coding sequence ATGAGCAAGTTCATCGCTTGGAGCGAGGCGCATCGCGGCCTCTGGCTGGATTGTGTTCGGATTTTCCTCGGCCTCGGTCTGTTCGCGCGCGGGGTGATGCTGATCACCCATACGTCGACGGGTTACTACGTGAATTTGCTTCAACAGGCGGACGCCATCTGGCTGTTGAAGAGCGGTGTGCTGCACTACGTGATGCTGGCGCACTTTCTCGGTGGGGTCTTGTTGACGATCGGTTTTTTCACGCGGCTGGCGGCGTTGGTCCAGATTCCGATTCTGGCGGGCGCAGTGTTTCTCGTGCACCGGCAAGATGGACTATTTGATGCGAATCAGGCTTTGGCGTTTTCTACGCTGGTGCTGTTTTTGCTCGTCGTGATCGCGGCGGCGGGAGCGGGCAAATTCTCGCTCGACTACGCGACGTTTGGCCCGGCGAGGGCGGACGACGACCCGGAGCATCCATCGATCGCGCTGCCGCAGGTGTAG
- a CDS encoding alpha-N-arabinofuranosidase encodes MPRANLTIRANEPGPTISRHLFGHFAEHLGRCIYDGLWVGENARVPHVRGWRSDLVAALRRLRIPNLRWPGGCFADDYAWRDGIGPRERRPRRINAHWGGVVDDNAVGTHEFLDLCAQLGCEPYVAANVGSGSPREMRDWIEYCNAPAGSLAEERAANGRREPWKIRLWGIGNENWGCGGHMTPEYYANEYRRFTGYAREFPDAPLFRVACGPAGDDVRWTEVMMRDALKGPFHAAPMFQGLSLHYYTMPGTWENKHAASPFDENGWKSVMALGWKMDAIVRGHRAVMDRYDAAGAVALVVDEWGAWFAAEPGTNPGFLYQQQTVRDAVLAALTLNVFINHCERVRFANLAQIVNVLQAVALTEPGGGRLVLTPTWDTLELYSAHQDARRLAVDCDAAFASHDGLEFPHVSATASVAADESITLTVCNTDPAAAADVTLALAGRNVSVREARVLATPVLTTCNTFDHPRAVTARPLDGVKTDAAGVHFTLPPGAVAALRFS; translated from the coding sequence ATGCCCCGCGCCAACCTCACGATTCGGGCGAATGAGCCCGGCCCCACGATCAGCCGCCATCTCTTCGGCCATTTCGCCGAGCATCTGGGGCGTTGCATTTACGACGGGCTATGGGTGGGCGAAAACGCCCGCGTGCCCCACGTGCGCGGCTGGCGCAGCGATCTGGTGGCGGCGCTGCGGCGCCTGCGCATTCCGAATCTCCGCTGGCCGGGCGGTTGCTTTGCGGACGACTACGCCTGGCGCGATGGCATTGGCCCGCGCGAGCGCCGGCCGCGGCGGATCAACGCGCACTGGGGCGGCGTGGTCGACGACAACGCCGTGGGCACGCATGAGTTTCTCGATCTGTGCGCTCAGCTCGGTTGCGAGCCTTACGTGGCGGCCAATGTCGGCAGCGGTTCACCGCGCGAGATGCGCGATTGGATCGAGTATTGCAACGCCCCGGCGGGCTCGCTCGCCGAGGAGCGCGCGGCGAACGGCCGGCGCGAACCGTGGAAGATCCGACTCTGGGGCATCGGCAACGAAAACTGGGGCTGCGGCGGCCACATGACGCCGGAATATTACGCCAACGAGTATCGCCGTTTCACCGGTTACGCGCGGGAATTTCCGGACGCTCCGCTCTTTCGCGTCGCGTGCGGTCCGGCGGGCGACGACGTGCGGTGGACCGAGGTGATGATGCGCGACGCGTTGAAAGGGCCGTTTCACGCCGCGCCGATGTTTCAGGGCCTCTCGCTGCACTACTACACGATGCCGGGCACATGGGAGAACAAACACGCGGCCTCCCCGTTTGACGAAAATGGTTGGAAAAGCGTCATGGCGCTCGGGTGGAAAATGGACGCCATCGTGCGCGGCCATCGCGCCGTCATGGATCGCTACGATGCCGCGGGTGCAGTGGCGCTGGTGGTCGACGAGTGGGGTGCGTGGTTTGCGGCGGAGCCGGGCACGAATCCGGGTTTCCTTTATCAACAGCAGACAGTCCGCGACGCCGTCCTCGCAGCGCTCACGCTCAACGTTTTCATCAACCACTGTGAACGCGTGCGATTCGCGAACCTCGCGCAGATCGTGAACGTGCTGCAGGCGGTCGCGCTGACGGAGCCAGGCGGCGGCCGGCTCGTGCTGACGCCGACGTGGGATACGCTGGAGCTTTACTCCGCGCACCAGGATGCACGACGGCTCGCCGTGGACTGTGACGCCGCGTTCGCGTCGCACGACGGTTTGGAGTTTCCCCACGTTTCGGCGACGGCCTCGGTCGCCGCCGACGAGTCGATTACGTTGACGGTGTGCAACACCGATCCCGCCGCCGCAGCGGACGTGACGCTCGCGCTGGCCGGACGGAACGTGAGCGTGCGTGAGGCGCGCGTGCTGGCGACGCCGGTGCTCACCACGTGCAACACCTTCGATCATCCCCGGGCCGTGACAGCGCGTCCGCTCGACGGGGTGAAAACCGATGCTGCCGGCGTGCATTTCACGCTGCCGCCGGGCGCCGTCGCCGCCCTTCGTTTTTCATGA
- a CDS encoding glycoside hydrolase family 36 protein — protein MASNVQPELFRKVRCGAITALYMRDPETKRLGLWLVPTAKAAKLPKRREVIDGVEFDAMLAATNGRLRAWHIESLVQVKALADEPPAGFAQGRTLRNSVTVDRLAFERQAVTRRGGATTVRTSFVHDRDGWRAHHELTWRAGASWLESTTTVENTSAAPVTLEMLASFSISGLAAFASDDAPERLRLHRIRAAWSTEGRLVTESFEDAQLEPSWSCYSVRAERFGAVGSLPVNGYFPFVAVEDSGAGVTWGAQVAHPGSWQMEVYRREDLGAISGGLADREFGHWMKTVAPGEQFTSPVAFVSAVAGGVEDVCAALTAAQERPLAQLPKSERALPVMFNEWATSWGDPRHENMVRLAERLRGSGVKYLVIDAGWYKPDAGSWGDAQGEWQANRAMYPQGLRATTEAIRAAGFVPGLWFEMEVVGSSSPLWNKTEWLLHRDGRPITGGTRRFLDLRQPAVVDYLTARVIGTLREGNFGYIKVDYNETIGFGVDGAESPGEGLRQHLAGVQAFFRKMRAELPDLVIENCSSGGHRLEPSMMALVAMGSFSDAHECREIPIIAANLHRVILPRQSQVWAVLRAEADLRRTAYVLASGFLGRLCFSGDYMTLRAEQHELVARSIALYREAAPVIARGRSHRYGPDVRAYRHARGWQAVVRIAPGGRTVLVVAHTFADPKTRELRVPLPPGKWKIAGELNEGGKGARIVDGEWRWRPGGEWAGCAVVLRR, from the coding sequence ATGGCCTCCAACGTTCAACCCGAACTCTTTCGCAAGGTGCGCTGCGGCGCGATTACGGCGCTCTATATGCGCGACCCGGAGACCAAACGGCTCGGGCTCTGGCTCGTGCCCACGGCGAAAGCGGCGAAGCTGCCGAAGCGCCGCGAGGTGATCGACGGCGTGGAGTTCGACGCGATGCTGGCGGCGACGAATGGGCGGTTGCGCGCGTGGCACATTGAATCGCTCGTGCAAGTGAAAGCGCTCGCGGATGAACCGCCGGCGGGCTTTGCGCAAGGCCGCACCCTGCGCAACAGCGTGACGGTGGACCGGCTGGCGTTTGAGCGTCAGGCAGTGACCCGACGTGGCGGCGCGACGACGGTGCGCACCAGCTTCGTTCACGACCGAGATGGCTGGCGGGCGCACCATGAACTCACCTGGCGGGCGGGCGCGAGCTGGCTGGAGAGCACGACAACGGTGGAAAACACGTCGGCAGCCCCGGTCACGCTGGAAATGCTCGCGAGTTTCTCGATCAGCGGACTCGCGGCGTTCGCCTCAGACGATGCGCCGGAGCGGCTGCGGCTGCACCGGATCCGGGCGGCGTGGAGCACGGAAGGGCGGCTCGTGACGGAAAGCTTTGAAGACGCGCAACTGGAGCCGTCGTGGAGTTGCTACTCAGTGCGCGCCGAGCGTTTCGGCGCGGTGGGCTCGCTGCCGGTCAACGGGTATTTCCCCTTTGTCGCGGTGGAAGACAGCGGGGCGGGCGTGACGTGGGGCGCGCAGGTGGCCCACCCGGGCTCTTGGCAGATGGAGGTTTACCGGCGCGAAGATCTGGGCGCGATTTCCGGCGGACTCGCGGATCGCGAGTTTGGCCATTGGATGAAGACGGTGGCGCCGGGCGAGCAGTTCACGTCGCCCGTGGCGTTCGTAAGCGCCGTCGCCGGCGGCGTGGAGGATGTTTGCGCGGCCTTGACCGCGGCGCAGGAGCGGCCGCTCGCGCAACTGCCGAAGAGCGAGCGAGCGTTGCCGGTGATGTTCAACGAATGGGCGACGAGTTGGGGCGATCCGCGGCACGAGAACATGGTGAGGCTGGCGGAGCGGCTGCGCGGATCGGGCGTCAAATATCTGGTGATCGATGCGGGTTGGTATAAGCCGGACGCCGGTTCGTGGGGTGATGCGCAAGGCGAGTGGCAGGCGAACCGCGCGATGTATCCGCAGGGTCTGCGCGCCACCACGGAGGCGATCCGGGCGGCGGGATTTGTGCCGGGCTTGTGGTTTGAGATGGAGGTGGTCGGCAGCAGTTCGCCGCTGTGGAACAAGACCGAGTGGTTGCTGCATCGCGACGGTCGGCCGATCACGGGCGGCACGCGACGGTTTCTCGATCTGCGCCAGCCTGCGGTGGTGGATTATCTGACGGCGCGCGTGATCGGCACCCTGCGGGAGGGGAATTTCGGCTATATCAAAGTCGATTACAACGAGACGATCGGCTTCGGCGTCGACGGGGCGGAATCGCCCGGTGAAGGCTTGCGGCAGCATCTCGCGGGCGTGCAGGCGTTTTTTAGGAAAATGCGCGCGGAGCTGCCCGATCTCGTGATCGAAAATTGCTCGTCGGGCGGGCACCGGTTGGAGCCGTCGATGATGGCATTGGTGGCGATGGGCAGCTTTTCCGATGCGCACGAGTGCCGGGAAATTCCGATCATCGCGGCGAATCTGCATCGCGTGATTTTGCCGCGGCAGAGTCAGGTGTGGGCGGTGTTGCGGGCGGAGGCGGATCTGCGGCGCACCGCGTATGTGCTCGCGAGCGGGTTTCTGGGCCGGCTGTGTTTTTCGGGTGATTACATGACGCTGCGTGCGGAACAGCATGAACTTGTGGCGCGGAGCATCGCGTTGTATCGCGAGGCGGCGCCGGTGATCGCGCGGGGGCGGAGCCACCGCTACGGCCCGGATGTGCGGGCCTATCGGCATGCGCGCGGCTGGCAGGCGGTCGTGCGCATCGCCCCAGGCGGACGAACCGTGTTGGTGGTGGCGCACACGTTTGCGGATCCGAAAACGCGCGAGCTGCGTGTGCCGCTGCCGCCGGGAAAGTGGAAGATTGCCGGCGAACTGAACGAGGGAGGGAAGGGCGCGCGCATCGTCGACGGCGAATGGCGCTGGCGACCGGGCGGCGAATGGGCGGGTTGCGCGGTGGTTTTGCGTCGCTGA